A window of the Streptomyces sp. NBC_01351 genome harbors these coding sequences:
- a CDS encoding alpha/beta fold hydrolase — MKSTPVLPPLDHWIRGGTRVPVGAHEVFVRQDGPADGAPVTLLHGFPTSSHDWAAVVPSLTAAGLRVTTLDFLGFGESDKPRQHTYSVLDQATLVEEVWRRTGTGRTALVAHDYGVSVGQELLARDPSRVTRMAWLNGGLYPDLHRPVLTQRLLHGPLGPLIAPLTTRRRFGAALRGVLGRELCDADVRELWAAASRAGGHRRAPRLLRYIDERSRHAGRWTAALEEYPGPVLFVWGPADPVSGAHVLARIRTRMPRASVIELAGPPAVGHYPQLEDAPAVADALRSFLAS; from the coding sequence ATGAAGAGCACTCCGGTCCTGCCGCCGCTGGACCACTGGATCCGGGGCGGTACCCGCGTGCCGGTCGGCGCCCATGAGGTCTTCGTACGCCAGGACGGTCCTGCGGACGGGGCACCCGTGACCCTGCTCCACGGTTTTCCCACCTCCTCCCACGACTGGGCGGCGGTCGTTCCCTCCCTCACCGCGGCCGGACTGCGCGTTACCACCCTGGACTTTCTCGGCTTCGGGGAGAGCGACAAGCCGCGCCAGCACACGTACTCGGTGCTCGACCAGGCCACGCTGGTCGAGGAGGTGTGGCGGCGCACCGGCACCGGACGCACCGCCCTGGTGGCCCACGACTACGGCGTCAGCGTTGGGCAGGAGCTGCTCGCCCGGGATCCGTCACGTGTCACCCGCATGGCCTGGCTCAACGGCGGGCTCTACCCTGACCTGCACCGCCCGGTACTGACCCAACGCCTGCTGCACGGGCCGCTCGGTCCGCTGATCGCCCCCCTGACCACGCGCCGCCGGTTCGGCGCGGCCCTGCGCGGTGTGCTGGGGCGGGAGCTCTGCGATGCGGATGTACGGGAGTTGTGGGCGGCGGCGTCCCGGGCGGGCGGCCACCGGCGCGCGCCGCGGCTGCTGCGCTACATCGACGAGCGCAGCCGCCATGCCGGGCGGTGGACGGCCGCCCTGGAGGAGTACCCCGGCCCCGTGCTCTTCGTATGGGGGCCGGCCGACCCCGTCAGCGGTGCTCACGTGCTGGCGCGGATCCGCACGAGGATGCCGCGGGCCTCGGTCATCGAGCTCGCCGGACCGCCCGCAGTCGGGCACTATCCGCAGCTGGAAGATGCGCCGGCTGTCGCCGACGCACTGAGGTCCTTCCTGGCGTCCTGA
- a CDS encoding TetR/AcrR family transcriptional regulator C-terminal domain-containing protein, with the protein MATAPDRRPPAGPAPRPAAPGSALWWQARYAERDRRRPRAGGLALARIAAGALELADRDGLDSLTMRSLGEYLQVRHTSLYRHVASREELLIETVDHMLAEIRLPSLDGDWRAGLEQGAREFRRVLTAHPALVPALTSGQLLGPNALRAREHALGQLLAQGWAPRTAVHVYLTVTHFVIGSAVLDTGGAARTGPQRAAMTELFASLSPQTHPVVRRHADLLNSLDGTEEFAFGLRVLLMGLGHLHTEEAAG; encoded by the coding sequence ATGGCAACAGCCCCCGACCGTCGCCCGCCCGCGGGGCCCGCCCCGCGGCCCGCGGCCCCCGGTTCCGCCTTGTGGTGGCAGGCTCGCTACGCCGAGCGTGACCGGCGCCGGCCCCGCGCGGGCGGGCTGGCCCTCGCCCGGATCGCTGCGGGCGCGCTCGAACTGGCCGACCGCGACGGGCTGGACTCCCTCACGATGCGCAGCCTCGGGGAGTACCTCCAGGTGCGCCACACCTCCCTGTACCGCCATGTGGCGAGCCGGGAGGAACTCCTGATCGAGACCGTGGATCACATGCTCGCAGAGATACGGCTGCCTTCCCTCGACGGGGACTGGCGGGCCGGCCTGGAGCAAGGGGCGCGGGAGTTCCGCCGGGTCCTCACTGCTCACCCGGCCCTCGTGCCGGCCCTGACCAGTGGCCAGCTGCTCGGGCCCAACGCCCTGCGTGCCCGCGAGCACGCACTCGGGCAGCTCCTCGCCCAGGGGTGGGCCCCGCGCACCGCCGTGCACGTATACCTCACGGTCACCCACTTCGTGATCGGCTCGGCCGTACTCGACACCGGTGGAGCGGCCCGGACGGGCCCGCAGCGCGCGGCGATGACGGAGCTGTTCGCCAGTCTGTCCCCCCAGACCCATCCAGTGGTTCGCCGCCATGCAGACCTCCTCAACTCCCTAGACGGGACTGAGGAGTTCGCATTCGGACTGCGCGTACTGCTGATGGGGCTGGGCCACCTGCACACCGAGGAGGCCGCAGGATGA
- a CDS encoding class II aldolase/adducin family protein — protein sequence MGGTADGLRGSVFIPRQEDLELSLPPVFDNLDQERAHRKQRLAGACRIFGRFGFSEGVAGHITVRDPEYPDMFWVNPFGMSFRHVRVSDLILVDHEGQVRHGRHPVNRAGFVIHSALHAARPDVVAAAHAHAVRGKAFSSLGRLLDPITQDACALYEQHTVHQDGAGAVVVEEEAGRQLAAGLGPHKAVIHQNHGIFTVGESVDEAAWWFISMERSAQAQLLAQAAGTPLLIDPEAARHARDQTGFPLAGWFSFQPLWDEIVRTDPDLFE from the coding sequence ATGGGCGGTACGGCAGACGGCCTTCGCGGCAGCGTCTTCATCCCGCGCCAGGAGGACCTGGAGCTGTCACTGCCCCCTGTGTTCGACAACCTGGACCAAGAGCGGGCGCACCGTAAGCAGCGGCTCGCCGGAGCCTGCCGCATTTTCGGCCGGTTCGGATTTTCCGAGGGCGTAGCGGGGCACATAACGGTGCGTGACCCGGAGTATCCGGACATGTTCTGGGTCAATCCGTTCGGCATGTCCTTCCGGCACGTCAGGGTCTCCGACCTGATCCTGGTCGACCACGAGGGTCAGGTCCGCCATGGTCGGCACCCGGTCAATCGCGCGGGGTTCGTGATCCATTCCGCCCTCCACGCGGCCCGTCCCGATGTGGTCGCCGCAGCCCATGCACACGCCGTGCGCGGCAAGGCCTTCTCCAGTCTCGGCCGCCTGCTGGATCCGATCACCCAGGACGCCTGCGCTCTGTACGAGCAGCACACCGTTCACCAGGACGGCGCCGGTGCCGTGGTGGTCGAGGAGGAGGCAGGCCGGCAGCTCGCCGCTGGGCTGGGGCCGCACAAGGCCGTCATCCACCAGAACCACGGCATCTTCACCGTCGGCGAGTCCGTCGACGAGGCGGCCTGGTGGTTCATCTCCATGGAGCGCAGCGCCCAGGCGCAGCTGCTGGCGCAGGCCGCCGGTACACCCCTGCTGATCGATCCCGAGGCCGCCCGGCACGCCCGTGACCAGACCGGCTTTCCGCTCGCAGGCTGGTTCTCCTTCCAGCCCCTGTGGGACGAGATCGTCCGCACCGACCCCGACCTCTTCGAATAG
- a CDS encoding helix-turn-helix transcriptional regulator, whose translation MANTKLGEALRLLGIDPVAGRVYLALLELAPAPLGAIGEAAGLDSATLGAAYGELVDAGLASAAEEGADVVAPVPPAAGLEILARHRAAELEESRITVGGAFESFRRQRLAAYNDNLVEVVTGDAIGPRMRHAWASAREQIRQLDSPPYFPLAGATDDALATLARGVTQRVVYSRASLEVPGQLETAIEPCIEAGEQAKVAPSVPVKLVIIDEAYALVSLSIREADVHNTMLVVQPCGLLSALQALFEQTWQAALPLHGRATRPVGLPPADRRLLRLLAGGASDEVIARELGVSRRTFFRRLQILMARLGAENRFQMGLQAQRCGWL comes from the coding sequence ATGGCGAACACGAAACTGGGCGAGGCCCTACGGCTGCTGGGGATCGATCCAGTGGCGGGCCGCGTGTACCTGGCACTCCTGGAACTGGCACCCGCTCCGCTCGGCGCGATCGGAGAGGCGGCCGGACTGGACAGCGCCACGCTCGGCGCGGCCTACGGCGAGCTGGTCGACGCCGGACTGGCCAGCGCCGCCGAGGAGGGCGCGGACGTGGTGGCGCCGGTGCCACCCGCCGCCGGCCTGGAGATCCTCGCCCGGCACCGGGCGGCGGAGCTGGAGGAGTCGCGCATCACCGTGGGCGGCGCGTTTGAGTCGTTCCGCCGCCAGCGGCTCGCGGCGTACAACGACAATCTCGTCGAGGTGGTGACAGGTGACGCCATCGGCCCGAGGATGCGCCATGCGTGGGCCAGCGCCCGCGAGCAGATCCGGCAGCTGGACTCGCCGCCGTACTTCCCGCTGGCCGGAGCCACCGACGACGCACTGGCGACACTCGCCCGCGGCGTGACGCAGCGGGTGGTCTACTCGAGGGCGTCGCTGGAGGTGCCCGGGCAGCTGGAGACGGCCATCGAACCGTGCATCGAGGCCGGCGAGCAGGCCAAGGTGGCGCCGTCTGTGCCGGTCAAGCTGGTGATCATCGACGAGGCGTACGCGCTGGTGTCCCTGTCGATCAGGGAGGCGGACGTGCACAACACGATGCTGGTGGTACAGCCGTGCGGTCTGCTCTCCGCACTGCAAGCCCTCTTCGAGCAGACCTGGCAGGCAGCCCTGCCCCTGCACGGCCGCGCCACCCGCCCGGTCGGCCTCCCGCCGGCCGACCGTCGACTGCTCCGCCTCCTCGCCGGAGGCGCGAGCGACGAGGTCATCGCCCGTGAACTGGGCGTCAGCCGTCGCACGTTCTTCCGCCGGCTCCAGATCCTGATGGCCCGCCTGGGCGCCGAGAACCGCTTCCAGATGGGCCTCCAGGCGCAGCGCTGCGGCTGGCTGTGA
- a CDS encoding aminopeptidase P family protein, with protein sequence MAKGRKNGLYLGISEELSALMKTGWADTERCDLPLDEQAPYAARRRAALSARFPGERLVIPSGNLKTRSNDDTYPFRPYSGYVHMTGDQARDGALVLEPRPDGGHDAYCYQLPRDGRDTDEFWLGYTAELWMGRRSSLAESERRLGLSCRDVRTAASELAAAPDAPTRIVRGIDPALEAAVTTDAERDAVLEEALSELRLVKDAWEIGEMRKAVDSTVRGFTDCVGELSRAVASSERWIEGTFFRRARLEGNSVGYGSICAAGDHATIMHWTDNDGPVRPGDLLLLDAGVETHTLYTADVTRTLPISGMFTPVQRKVYDAVYEAQEAGMATVKPGAAYREFHMAAQRYLAEKLVEWGFIEGPADRAYELGLQRRFTMAGTGHMLGLDVHDCAQARTEEYVDGVLEPGMVLTVEPGLYFQPDDLTVPEEWRGIGVRIEDDLLVTADGHENLSARLPRSSDEVEAWMARAAG encoded by the coding sequence GTGGCGAAGGGTCGCAAGAACGGGCTCTACTTGGGTATCTCCGAAGAACTGTCCGCTCTGATGAAGACGGGCTGGGCCGACACCGAACGGTGCGACCTCCCGCTTGACGAGCAGGCTCCGTACGCGGCCCGCCGTCGCGCCGCGCTCTCCGCGCGCTTCCCCGGCGAGCGGCTGGTGATCCCGTCCGGCAACCTCAAGACTCGCTCGAACGACGATACCTACCCGTTCCGCCCGTACTCCGGCTACGTCCACATGACCGGGGACCAGGCCCGCGACGGCGCGCTCGTCCTCGAACCCCGCCCGGACGGCGGCCACGACGCGTACTGCTATCAGCTGCCGCGCGACGGCCGGGACACGGACGAGTTCTGGCTCGGCTACACCGCCGAACTGTGGATGGGCCGGCGTTCCTCCCTCGCCGAGTCCGAGCGCCGGCTCGGGCTGTCCTGCCGCGACGTCCGTACCGCGGCGAGCGAACTGGCCGCCGCCCCTGACGCACCCACCCGCATCGTCCGCGGCATCGACCCGGCGCTGGAGGCCGCCGTCACCACCGACGCGGAGCGCGACGCCGTACTCGAGGAGGCCCTGAGCGAGCTGCGCCTCGTCAAGGACGCGTGGGAGATCGGCGAGATGCGCAAGGCGGTGGACTCCACCGTGCGCGGTTTCACCGACTGCGTGGGCGAGCTCTCCCGGGCGGTCGCGTCCTCCGAGCGATGGATCGAGGGCACCTTCTTCCGCCGCGCACGGCTGGAGGGCAACTCCGTCGGTTACGGCTCGATCTGCGCGGCGGGCGACCACGCCACGATCATGCACTGGACGGACAACGACGGGCCGGTACGCCCCGGCGACCTGCTCCTGCTCGACGCCGGTGTGGAGACGCACACCCTCTACACCGCCGACGTCACCCGCACCCTGCCGATCAGCGGCATGTTCACGCCCGTGCAGCGCAAGGTGTACGACGCGGTGTACGAGGCCCAGGAGGCGGGCATGGCCACTGTGAAGCCGGGGGCCGCGTACCGCGAGTTCCACATGGCGGCGCAGCGGTACCTGGCGGAGAAACTGGTCGAGTGGGGCTTCATCGAGGGCCCGGCGGACCGCGCGTACGAACTCGGTCTGCAGCGTCGCTTCACCATGGCCGGCACCGGCCACATGCTCGGCCTGGACGTCCACGACTGCGCCCAGGCCCGCACCGAGGAGTACGTCGACGGCGTGCTGGAGCCGGGCATGGTACTCACGGTGGAGCCAGGCCTGTACTTCCAGCCGGACGATCTCACGGTGCCGGAGGAGTGGCGCGGCATCGGAGTCCGGATCGAGGACGACCTGCTGGTGACGGCCGACGGCCACGAGAACCTGTCGGCGCGTCTGCCGCGCTCGTCGGACGAGGTCGAGGCGTGGATGGCCCGCGCCGCGGGCTGA